The following are from one region of the Klebsiella aerogenes genome:
- the mraZ gene encoding division/cell wall cluster transcriptional repressor MraZ, with amino-acid sequence MFRGATLVNLDSKGRLAVPTRYRDGLIEDASGQMVCTIDIHHPCLLLYPLPEWEIIEQKLSRLSSMNPVERRVQRLLLGHASECQMDSAGRLLIAPVLRQHAGLTKEVMLVGQFNKFELWDETTWYQRVKEDIDAEQSATGELSERLQDLSL; translated from the coding sequence ATGTTCCGGGGAGCAACGTTAGTCAATCTCGACAGTAAAGGCCGTTTGGCCGTACCGACGCGTTACCGTGACGGGCTGATCGAGGATGCTTCTGGTCAAATGGTATGCACCATTGACATTCATCACCCGTGCCTGCTGCTTTATCCCTTGCCTGAATGGGAAATCATTGAGCAAAAATTGTCGCGTTTATCGAGCATGAATCCCGTTGAGCGGCGTGTACAGCGCCTGCTTTTGGGGCATGCCAGCGAATGTCAGATGGATAGCGCCGGACGATTGCTGATCGCGCCGGTGTTACGGCAACATGCCGGGCTGACAAAAGAAGTGATGCTGGTCGGACAGTTTAATAAATTTGAACTGTGGGATGAAACGACCTGGTATCAACGGGTCAAGGAAGATATCGACGCTGAGCAGTCCGCTACCGGTGAACTGTCGGAGCGCCTGCAGGATTTGTCTTTATAA
- the cra gene encoding catabolite repressor/activator codes for MKLDEIARLAGVSRTTASYVINGKAKQYRVSDKTVEKVMAVVREHNYHPNAVAAGLRAGRTRSIGLVIPDLENTSYTRIANYLERQARQRGYQLLIACSEDQPDNEMRCIEHLLQRQVDAIIVSTSLPPEHPFYQRWANNSFPIVALDRALDREHFTSVVGADQDDAEMLGAELRQFPGDTVLYLGALPELSVSFLREQGFRTAWKDDPREVNFLYANSYEREAAAQLFEKWLETHPMPQLLFTTSFPLLQGVMDVTLRREGKLPSELAIATFGDNELLDFLQCPVLAVAQRHRDVAERVLEIVLASLDEPRKPKPGLSRIRRNLYHRGSLNRR; via the coding sequence GTGAAACTGGATGAAATCGCCAGGCTGGCCGGTGTTTCAAGAACCACCGCGAGCTATGTGATTAATGGCAAAGCGAAGCAGTATCGCGTCAGCGATAAAACGGTCGAAAAGGTGATGGCAGTGGTGCGTGAGCATAACTACCACCCGAACGCGGTTGCTGCTGGCCTGCGTGCAGGACGTACGCGTTCTATCGGTTTGGTGATCCCCGACCTCGAAAATACCAGTTATACCCGTATTGCGAACTATCTGGAGCGCCAGGCGCGTCAGCGCGGCTACCAGCTGTTGATCGCCTGTTCGGAAGATCAGCCGGATAACGAAATGCGTTGTATTGAGCATCTGCTGCAGCGCCAGGTGGATGCGATCATCGTGTCGACGTCGCTGCCGCCGGAGCACCCGTTCTACCAGCGCTGGGCGAACAATTCTTTCCCGATTGTCGCCCTCGACCGTGCGCTTGACCGCGAACACTTCACCAGCGTGGTCGGCGCGGATCAGGATGATGCTGAAATGCTCGGCGCCGAGCTGCGCCAATTCCCAGGCGACACGGTGCTGTATCTCGGCGCGCTGCCGGAACTGTCGGTAAGCTTCCTGCGCGAGCAAGGGTTCCGTACCGCCTGGAAAGACGATCCGCGTGAGGTGAACTTCCTGTATGCCAACAGCTACGAGCGTGAAGCCGCAGCCCAGCTGTTTGAAAAATGGCTGGAAACGCATCCGATGCCGCAACTGCTGTTCACCACTTCTTTCCCGTTGCTGCAGGGCGTCATGGACGTCACGCTGCGTCGTGAAGGGAAGCTGCCGTCTGAGCTGGCCATCGCCACCTTCGGCGATAATGAACTGCTCGATTTCCTGCAGTGTCCTGTACTGGCGGTCGCTCAGCGCCACCGCGATGTTGCTGAGCGCGTGCTGGAGATTGTTCTGGCCAGCCTTGATGAACCGCGTAAGCCAAAACCTGGTTTAAGCCGTATTCGTCGCAACCTGTATCATCGCGGCAGTTTGAATCGTCGTTGA
- the ilvN gene encoding acetolactate synthase small subunit yields the protein MRRILSVLLENESGALSRVIGLFSQRGYNIESLTVAPTDDPTLSRMTIQTVGDEKAIEQIEKQLHKLVDVLRVSELGQGSHVEREIMLVKVQASGYGREEVKRNTEIFRGQIIDVTPSIYTVQLAGTSDKLDAFLASLRDVARIVEVARSGVVGLSRGDKIMR from the coding sequence ATGCGCCGGATATTATCGGTATTACTGGAGAACGAATCGGGGGCATTATCCCGGGTGATCGGCCTGTTTTCGCAGCGTGGCTACAATATTGAAAGCCTGACCGTCGCGCCGACCGACGATCCGACACTGTCCCGCATGACGATTCAGACGGTGGGCGACGAGAAAGCGATTGAGCAGATCGAAAAGCAGCTGCATAAGCTAGTGGACGTACTGCGGGTGAGTGAGCTCGGCCAGGGATCCCACGTTGAGCGTGAAATCATGCTGGTTAAAGTACAAGCCAGCGGCTATGGCCGCGAAGAGGTGAAACGTAACACTGAAATCTTCCGCGGGCAGATCATTGACGTGACGCCTTCTATCTATACGGTTCAGCTCGCCGGGACCAGCGATAAGCTGGATGCCTTCCTGGCCTCTTTGCGCGATGTCGCGCGCATTGTCGAAGTGGCGCGGTCCGGCGTGGTCGGGTTGTCGCGCGGTGATAAAATTATGCGTTAA
- the ilvI gene encoding acetolactate synthase 3 large subunit, whose amino-acid sequence MEMLSGAEMVVQSLVDQGVKQVFGYPGGAVLDIYDALHTLGGIDHVLVRHEQAAVHMADGLARATGEVGVVLVTSGPGATNAITGIATAYMDSIPLVILSGQVATSLIGYDAFQECDMVGISRPVVKHSFLVKQTEDIPGILKKAFWLAASGRPGPVVVDLPKDILNPANKLPYVWPDAVSMRSYNPTTSGHKGQIKRALQTLATAKKPVVYVGGGAINAQCEAQLRTLVEKLKLPVVSSLMGLGAFPATHQQALGMLGMHGTYEANMTMHHSDVIFAVGVRFDDRTTNNLAKYCPNATVLHIDIDPTSISKTVPADVPIVGDARQVLDQMLELLEQEESQQPLDEIRDWWQQIEQWRSRHCLQYDTQSGKIKPQAVIETIWRLTNGDAYVTSDVGQHQMFAALYYPFDKPRRWINSGGLGTMGFGLPAALGVKMALPNETVICVTGDGSIQMNIQELSTALQYELPVLVLNLNNRYLGMVKQWQDMLYSGRHSQSYMESLPDFVRVAEAYGHVGIRISEPQELETKLAEALEQVRNNRLVFVDVTVDGSEHVYPMQIRGGGMDEMWLSKTERT is encoded by the coding sequence ATGGAGATGTTGTCAGGAGCCGAGATGGTCGTCCAATCGCTGGTCGATCAGGGCGTCAAGCAAGTATTCGGCTATCCCGGAGGCGCAGTCCTCGATATCTATGATGCGTTACATACCCTTGGCGGCATCGACCACGTGCTGGTACGCCACGAGCAGGCTGCGGTGCATATGGCTGACGGCCTGGCGCGCGCAACCGGCGAAGTCGGCGTCGTGCTGGTGACCTCCGGCCCGGGGGCGACAAACGCGATTACCGGTATCGCAACGGCTTACATGGATTCCATTCCGCTGGTGATCCTTTCCGGGCAGGTCGCTACTTCGCTGATTGGCTACGATGCCTTCCAGGAATGCGACATGGTTGGCATCTCGCGCCCGGTGGTCAAACACAGTTTTTTGGTGAAGCAGACTGAAGATATTCCGGGGATCCTGAAAAAGGCTTTCTGGCTGGCGGCCAGCGGTCGTCCTGGCCCGGTGGTGGTTGATTTGCCAAAGGACATTCTCAATCCGGCGAATAAACTGCCTTACGTCTGGCCGGATGCGGTGAGCATGCGTTCCTATAACCCGACGACCAGCGGTCATAAAGGGCAAATTAAGCGCGCGCTGCAGACGCTGGCGACGGCGAAAAAACCGGTCGTCTACGTCGGCGGCGGGGCGATCAACGCGCAGTGCGAGGCGCAGCTGCGTACGCTGGTCGAAAAACTCAAGCTGCCGGTGGTCTCTTCTTTAATGGGCCTGGGGGCGTTTCCGGCGACCCATCAGCAGGCATTGGGCATGCTGGGCATGCATGGCACCTATGAAGCCAACATGACCATGCACCATTCCGACGTCATCTTTGCCGTCGGCGTGCGTTTTGACGATCGCACGACCAACAATCTGGCGAAGTACTGCCCGAACGCAACGGTGCTGCATATTGATATCGATCCGACATCGATCTCCAAGACGGTGCCAGCGGATGTGCCGATCGTTGGCGATGCGCGGCAGGTGCTCGATCAAATGCTGGAACTGCTGGAGCAGGAAGAAAGCCAACAGCCGCTGGATGAGATCCGCGACTGGTGGCAACAGATTGAACAGTGGCGTTCCCGTCACTGCCTGCAATACGACACGCAAAGCGGCAAGATCAAGCCGCAGGCGGTGATCGAGACTATCTGGCGCCTGACGAATGGCGATGCCTACGTCACGTCCGACGTTGGTCAGCATCAGATGTTCGCCGCTCTCTATTATCCGTTCGATAAGCCAAGGCGTTGGATTAACTCCGGCGGCCTCGGCACGATGGGTTTTGGCCTGCCTGCCGCGCTGGGCGTGAAGATGGCGCTGCCAAACGAAACCGTTATCTGCGTCACCGGCGACGGCAGCATCCAGATGAACATCCAGGAGCTTTCCACTGCGCTGCAGTACGAGCTGCCGGTACTGGTGTTGAACCTCAACAACCGCTACCTCGGGATGGTGAAGCAGTGGCAGGATATGCTCTATTCCGGCCGTCATTCGCAGTCCTATATGGAATCGCTGCCGGACTTCGTCCGCGTCGCGGAAGCCTATGGTCACGTCGGTATTCGCATCAGCGAGCCGCAAGAGCTGGAAACGAAGCTGGCGGAAGCGCTGGAACAGGTGCGCAATAACCGCCTGGTGTTCGTTGATGTCACGGTGGATGGCAGTGAGCATGTGTACCCCATGCAGATCCGCGGCGGCGGCATGGACGAAATGTGGTTGAGCAAAACGGAGAGAACCTGA
- the leuL gene encoding leu operon leader peptide: protein MIRTTRFTSLLLLNASIMRGRLLGDVQR from the coding sequence ATGATTCGCACCACTCGCTTCACCAGCCTACTACTACTAAACGCATCCATTATGCGCGGTAGGCTGTTGGGCGACGTTCAGCGTTAA